From Ornithorhynchus anatinus isolate Pmale09 chromosome X3, mOrnAna1.pri.v4, whole genome shotgun sequence, the proteins below share one genomic window:
- the ALG2 gene encoding LOW QUALITY PROTEIN: alpha-1,3/1,6-mannosyltransferase ALG2 (The sequence of the model RefSeq protein was modified relative to this genomic sequence to represent the inferred CDS: inserted 2 bases in 1 codon), whose translation MAAGRAGDGPSVLFIHPDLGVGGAERLVVDAALALQARGCRVSVWTAHYDRARCFAECGALRVTCAGDWLPRSLGXGGRGAALCALLRMLYLACYIVLLSAEDMDVVVCDQVSACIPVFRLTRHRKKILFYCHFPDLLLTERNSLLKRLYRAPLDWLEERTTGMADHVVVNSRFTAGVFKETFKSLAHVTPDVLYPSLNFSSFDTTAPAAIDDSIPRGKEFLFLSINRYERKKNLPLALKALLDLRGRLDAHERDRVHLVVAGGYDVRVLENVEHYEELKSLASALNVSRHVTFLRSFSDRQKMALLRNCTCVLYTPSNEHFGIVPLEAMYLQCPVIAVNSGGPLESIVDNVTGFLRDPDPEQFSEAMAKFVRDPSLKTAMGVAGRARVKEKFSSEAFTERLYRYVSN comes from the exons atggcggcggggcgggcgggcgacgGCCCGTCGGTGCTGTTCATCCACCCGGACCTCGGGGTCGGGGGCGCGGAGCGGCTGGTGGTGGACGCGGCGCTGGCGCTGCAGGCGCGAGGCTGCCGGGTCAGCGTGTGGACGGCGCACTACGACCGGGCCCGCTGCTTCGCCGAGTGCGGCGCGCTGCGCGTCACGTGCGCGGGGGACTGGTTGCCGcgcagcctggg gggggggcggggcgccgcGCTCTGCGCCCTACTGCGCATGCTCTATCTGGCCTGCTACATCGTGCTGCTCAGCGCCGAGGACATGGACGTGGTCGTCTGCGACCAG GTGTCCGCTTGCATCCCGGTGTTTCGGCTGACCAGGCATCGCAAGAAGATTCTCTTTTACTGCCACTTCCCCGACCTCCTCCTCACCGAGAGAAATTCTCTGCTGAAGCGACTGTACAGGGCCCCGTTGGACTGGTTGGAGGAACGCACCACCGGCATGGCCGACCACGTTGTCGTCAACAGCCGTTTCACGGCCGGCGTCTTTAAGGAGACCTTCAAGTCCCTGGCGCACGTAACCCCAGACGTCCTCTACCCGTCTTTAAACTTCAGTAGCTTCGACACCACGGCTCCCGCGGCTATCGACGACTCGATTCCCCGGGGCAAGGAGTTCCTGTTCCTTTCCATCAACAGGTACGAACGGAAGAAGAACCTCCCCTTGGCTTTGAAGGCTCTGCTCGATCTCCGGGGACGACTGGATGCCCACGAGCGGGACAGGGTCCACCTCGTTGTGGCCGGCGGTTACGACGTAAGGGTTTTGGAAAACGTGGAGCACTACGAGGAATTGAAAAGCCTGGCTAGCGCGTTAAACGTCAGCCGGCACGTGACGTTCCTGAGGTCGTTTTCGGACCGGCAGAAGATGGCTCTCCTTCGTAATTGCACGTGCGTACTCTACACCCCGAGCAATGAACATTTTGGCATCGTCCCCTTGGAGGCCATGTACCTGCAGTGTCCCGTCATCGCCGTTAATTCGGGGGGCCCTCTGGAATCCATCGTGGATAACGTGACGGGGTTTTTGCGGGACCCCGATCCGGAGCAGTTTTCCGAAGCGATGGCAAAATTCGTGAGGGACCCCTCCCTGAAAACTGCGATGGGAGTGGCTGGGAGAGCCAGGGTGAAGGAGAAGTTTTCCTCGGAAGCATTTACGGAACGGTTGTACCGTTACGTTAGTAACTGA